The following is a genomic window from Mercenaria mercenaria strain notata unplaced genomic scaffold, MADL_Memer_1 contig_773, whole genome shotgun sequence.
cctcttttcaccccaggggcataatttgaacaaatttcatagaggaccattagatgatgtcacatgccaaacatCAAGTCTCTACGCCTTgaagttttggacaagaagatttttaaagtttttcctttcggttgccatgccAACCAgacttctgcatggaattcaattctttgaacaattttgaaaggtgaccaaccaaggatcattcctgtgaagcttggtgtaattctgcccagtggtttttaagaagatttttttagaaattgctaACGGAAGACACACAACAAActttgagcggtcacaaaagccagagagcatggtcacttttccttaaatgtatatagtggaaacttttaaaaatcttcttgtgtgaaactgctggtccgattttagaataattttacacaaatggttcgtgtgatcctctaccacgagtgtttaaattattttgattcgtcaaaaaacatggctgccaggagacatggtcacttttcccttcaTGCATATAGTAGAAActtcttcttgtataaaactgtcagcctgattttaaaataatttcacacaaattgtctttGTGTGACCTACaaatactgttcaaatttttctgattcatcaaaaaacatggctgccagagggcgtggtcacttttcatcaacaatttctttaaacaacatctcctccaaaactactcaatgtattttgatgaaactttacacaaatgatctctgggcaGCTCTTTTTCAAAGCTGTTAAATGGTTCCAGTTCGTTGAACATATGGGTcagtttggttaaaaataggttttcagcttttctctagagctttgataattggcatgtgatataagggtttgacttttgacactctaccataattgtccaaattactGCCCTAAGGTCAATAAAATGGCCATGCCaatgtctgacatgtacttttaCAGGCGTATATAtaagaaacttagaaaatctccTTCTCTGACTCAATAATCGCTAGGGCCTtggtatttggcatgtgatatcagatttgtaatgtctaccataattattcaaattattgcccaaggttaaaaaatgtgtgtgccatgtatataatacaggctaacatagaagaaacctaactctgtacttatacaaacacatttgaagCCTAGTACACAGGTAAAGCGCTGAAAAACAAGCTCTAATTCTGCTgtttttaaatttgcatacttCACACGATTAATCAGCACCTCTgtttaaactagagatgcttttgagaaaagggcatgtctcccacaactgcctaatcatctaaatagtaaatCAGTCCTTATATACTGTATTCTTAGAGCACATGTGCATGCGCATTTTTGACActaaaaggacccctatactacttttaaaagaggtcaaaaatgcgcaagaaatctgagagTTTTATGGTAGTTCAAGGGCCATagttccaaagtgcctgggccgattagactagttatcgaacttagccgagcacttattggcaaacacattttgttcaagtttggtgaagatcgggtgagaaatgttcgacttagagtgcggacaagctttgtgacagacacacagacagacacacatacagacagaagtaaatcaatatgtctcccactcCACTTAATTGCAAATATCTTTCCCACCTTTAAATGCACTCTCAAGTTTAAGGTATCCAAAATGGAGCTCTCTAAACttaaaacaagatggtcatgatgaccctggatcactcacctgattGATATGAGCTAcctgtttcaaatgtcaaactgatgctaaaacattaagaaagtaagtcacattcatggtcactgcccagtggttttgaagaagaagatttttgaagtttacaATATAGCAATCTAACTAAAATAAGCCCTGTCCCTAGCTGCCATATTTTTTACTACAATATAACGGCCtgagcaatcttggtaaagggtcacctAGATACCATTTCTAAAAATTCTATATATCTCATAGTTTCTGAGgtgtatatttttaaagatttccttTTCAGATGCCATAGCAACCGAAGTTCTGCATacatttcaattctttgggcaattttgaaagggggtacccaaggatcattcctgtgaagtttggtgtaaatctgctcagtggttttgaagaatttttttttagaaattgttgacacgcgatggacgacggacatcaagtggtcacaagagctcaccttgagcctttggctaagGTGAGCTACAAACAAGAACGTAAGTcagtaggtaaaggtcacagtcaagtgaggtcattataattaaacagtctaggaaatatgatcagatcatTTTTTAAATACTCTTTCCTATATAACCAgcctcctggcagccatgtttttaacTAAAATAGAAaggcttaagcaattttggtagagggtcacctagagatcatttctacaaaatattttttgatttccagctaacagtttctgacaagttATCTTCATTATAAAGTTTAACCACAGTtctaaatggattttaattctttgggcaattttgataggggcccacccaaggatcatttctgtgaagtttagtgtaatatgcccagtggttttaaagatttttgaaatacaatatagccatatagggaaaataagccccgccccctgatggccatgttttttactgaaacagaatggcttaggcaattttggtagagggtcacctagagatcatttgaacaaaatattttttgaaatctGGTTAACAGTTTAATGAATtttctttcagttgccatggaaaccaaaATTCTGCATAATTTAAATTGTTTGTGCAATTCTGAAAGGGGgtcacctaaggatcattcctgtgaaatttggtgtaaatatgccaagtggttttgaagaagaagttttttaaaaattgttgacacacgacgcatGATGCAGGATgtacatcaagcagtcacaaaagctcaccttgagcctttggctaaAAACATACTAGTCTACgacacaaaaatatttcacaGTGTTATTTCTGTTTCGTTTTGATAGCAGATGTAGATGTAGGTTAAGAAGTTAAAAGAAGAACTCTACCATTGTCCATCCAGTCCCTAGCTAAATTCCCTGGCCACAAGGCCTCTCCTCCAAGTAACCTTCATTTATCAGACACTTGCCAAATGCTTTCCACCAGCTGATTTTCTTATATCTATgtacaatataatatatagatcagGGTtatagtaatgctaatgctaatgctaatgcattagtaatgcattattttttcaaataatgccaagttatgattaatgccacaattttagcattaaaaataatgctaatttaatgccaaagttagtAATGCTCATGCTAATGgttagcattacttaggcattattttctgtatcactaGAGATCACTGCTTCAAGTTAACTTGGTGTGAACCAGATCACATCCAGAGATTGCCTCTCCTCCAAGTACCCTTCATCTATCAGACACTTGCCAAATGCTTTCCACCAACTGATTTTCTTATATCTCTGTACAAAATATAGTATATAGATGAATACTTCTGTGAAACCataaaatatgacatattttatacaacagttactgtttaCTGTATAAGCAAGATTTGCACTGCTGAAAATTAGACCATCTGCATCACCATTGACACAGTCAGAATTCAATTTGAGGTCATTTGGAAATAAAGTCACTTTAGTGTGTTAGTACATGAAAATGTGTGTCAACAAAAGCACTGACTTTGTCAAGTATTCATTAATCAAGCAGAATCTATGAAACACTGATAGctgcaacatttttatatgtCACTCAAATTACAGGGAGTGGAAATCACACAGAAGTATGCATCCACAAAAGCACTGAATTTGTCAAGTATTTATTAATCAAGCAGAATCTATGAAACACTGATAGCTGCAACATAATTTTGATACTGTTATTTTTATAAGTCACTCAAATTACAGGGAGTGGAAAGTTGATATGGCATAAGAACTAATTTATCTTGTTTATACTAGTATAACACTCCAGTATATTGCAGAAAGATATATATGCACTTTGGTTTGTGATAGAGGGCAGTAAGCTTGAACAGTTAATATTGTTATTGCATTAAGAGTTATCCTTCTgatatatgaaagaaaaactagaaatgGGATTTTCCaactttctgttttaaaacaagaattttacttactttaaaggaaataaaaaaggaGTTTTTCTAAATTAACTACATTAGTTTTACCGAATAATCATTACATAATGGAAGTCTCAATTATCAAAcaacatcaaaattaaaacagaaacaatcaaaacagGTAATCAGTGTTGTTTAAATAGATAATTTAATGTGTATGATTTAAAAACAAGCTCAgctaatatataaattttcactaGCATAACATATACTTTTGAGTTTCTATGTGCTCTATTGTCTAAAACTGTAGCTGAAAATTTTCAGGAACTGAAATGCAAGAAATCACTTTCAAACTTCTTACTATTAAAGACTCATTTTAGTGAacctttttctaaattttgaagtaaacTGACAAACAACTGAAGCCGtaccatttaaatgaaattattttttttttacaaagtttgcaTTCATTAAATAGATgattttttacatgaaattattttctttcttacAGAATGTCACAAATACCTGATTATACACAAAATGTGTCTCTGAGACTGTCTGAAGTGCTTGATGAGACTGGAGTGAATGAGAGAATGGTGTGTAAGACAAGAAGAATAGGGCTACGGAAAGAGTCTTTATACACAATAACACACCAATTAGTGAATAGAAATGTGTCAGTGTATTGCTTTGGCAGTCAAACAGAAAGTACAACAACACCGGGACTTCAGTCAGACATTGACCGTCTTTACAGTATCaatgattttaatataataaCAGACTGGAGTGAATGGGCGTAGCGCCCATTACGCAGTTTACGCAACTGCGTAATACTTTTTTGGCTGACTTgaccttttgaaatatgaaatattgaagagcatgtttttttttttttaaaaaatcaagttcatatccaatgtatttcatttactacacgtataatttataaacatgataCGGTGTAAACGGGTTTGAACTTAGTGCAAGAGTACTGGGTACCGAAAGTAACCTAAATCAATAATCTGGGTCAGTTTTGACACCtgccaaaatgtcacatttaactcAGCGGTTTGCTCCCTGGGTGCGCGGTTTCTAGACATTGGAATCATTGATGTCACAAGAAGACTCCGGATGTCTGATTCCATGAAAATGTCGACTTTAATatcaaggtttgagccttcgcGTAGTTGGGTAAAGCCTAAAAGCACTCACAGCAAAAGCGGGGCAGCTAGGCGTGTacctgacctagtgtttgatacTGAAAACTACCCGTATTTAAGGTATAGTCCTTCAGTCAATGGTGTTTTTTGTGcacatatttttctttgttttttttttgttttgtctttaattCATCTGAAAACACTCTCGTTGCTAAGCCCCTTGTAGACTGGAGCAATGTGTCTAGGATTATAGGGATGCATAAAAAATCACCTGATCCGTGACAGTAATGCAATGACTAAAGCTgacaaattcatgaaaatatgtcaaaatcaagaaaaaagtgtTGTTGAGTTTGGCTCGAACGCTTACAGTAACAAAGtcgataaaaataataaagcctTGACATCTATtgttaaaacaatagttttgctGGGAAAACAAAACATAGCCTTTCGTggcaaaacagaagaaaaaagtaACTTCAGAGCTTTGATAAATTATCGCGCTGAAGTAGACAGTGATTTGCACGACCATCTAGCAAATTCTCCCAAACATGCACAGTATTTAAGCCCCTCTATTCAAAACGAATTCATACATATATGCGGCAATCAGATTTCGGACTCTATCGTGCACCGTTGCCAAGATGCGAGGTACTTTTCTATTCTTGCAGATGAATCTGCTGATGTCAGCAATACAGAACAGTTTGCTTTTTGTCTGCGTTATATTGAACGTCAGAGTTCCGGGAAGCATGTGCTCCACGaggattttctttcatttgttcagACAACAGAAACAACAGGTGAAACACTACACCAGTTGCTACTAGATGAAATACACAAACACAACCTGAACCCAAACTTTATCGTTGGACAAGGTTACGACGGTGCTGGGAACATGTCCGGTTGTCACCGTTGAGTGCAGGCAAGATTTTCTGCAGAATTTCCAAACGCAAAGTATATTCACTGTCGCAACCACCGTCTAAACTTAGCAATATGTCATGCTTGCAGGGTAGCGTTTGTGCAGTCGATGTTTACCGTTGTTGGGGATGTATTGTTTCTTATCACAAGTTCTCCGAAACGTCTCGGAGTTTATAGCTCTCATAACGATGACGGAGAAGCCTTAAAGAAGTTCTGCCCAACACGGTGGTCTCAGCACTCGGAAAGCATCACTGCTTTCTATACCCACTTCAAGTCAATTCTAGAAACACTTACTGACCTTCAAGTTGGCATGGACACCAAAACTGTCCACAGCGTCAAGCCTTCAAAAGGCTGTCCTGTCTTTTGACTTTGTTGTCGCTTTGTGTTGCGTCAGCGGTCCCTTAGATACATTGAATCCTTTGACGGATTCAATGCAAGACCCTCAATGTGACTTGGTCAAAGCAGCACAGCATACTAAAGTTCTTCATGGGTTGCTATATGCGtttcttaaaatgcaccagaatgcgtcttttcatgttctttttttcaaaattttcccggggGAGGTCCACCGGACCCCCACCGGTGGGAGGGGGAGACCCCCTCCCACACTCTCCCCCCTCGGCACTTCGTGCCTCGTACTGCgtacatttttcaaaatcctGGCTACGCCCCTGTGTACAACTGTAATGCCTTGAGcatagatatttggcatgtagcattgtgtagtggtcctgtaccaaatttgttaaaatcagcCAGTGGGGTCAAAATGGCCCAACCTGGGCTTcattagttttacatagactaatacagtaaaagcttaaaaaaaaatcttcttgcctaaaactgcaaggccttGAGCTTAGCTATTTAGCATGTAGTTTTGTGTAGTGACTGTTTAAATCATGCCTCTGGGCCAGTCTCAGGGGTCAGTATTGGCCCCGCATGTGGGTCACTTTTTATGTAagaaaaactttagaaatcttctggagcttagatattttgtatgtggcatgcattgtgtagtggtcctcTGCTGATTTTGTTCAAAGCATGCCTCTGTGGTTTACCGCCttagtagcctagtggtagagtgtctgcttcaagtgtgggaggtcgtgggttcgatccccggccgcgtcataccagagacataaaaatggtaccagtagctttcTTGCTTGGCGCTctgcattaagaggatagtgctaggactggtcagcccggtgtcggtatgatgtgactgggtggggtatcatgccacgtgtctatggcgtgatattccagtgaggcagcactattaagttgggcattgtgctcactgttacaagtagacacagttgtttatatgaatgaaaaattgtgaaaaaagggtcattaattttacatagaaaactATGAAAAACCTTCTTGTCAGAATCTGCAAGACCCAGAACTTaaacatttggtatgtagcatccaTACtgtagtagttctctaccaagtttattcaaatcatgctCCAGTTGTCAAAATTGGCCTTGCATAAGGGGGTCGCTTgcttgattcagtgttgttatattttctggtcctttgggattatggagtccattcaacatatgtgtaatagagttcgcttaagccggtgctagggggcatgagaggtgttgcacatttcattacctgtcatgaacagactcaaactgagtctgctgttattcttctttgttgcattctttgcttcgaaaggatctttttatagattttattacttaGACTTATATAAGTATTAaagagtgcgggaggtcgtgggttcgatctccggccgcgtcataccaaagacgtaaaaaatggtactagcagcttcctcgcttggcgctcagcattaaggggatagtgctaggactagtcagcccggtgtcagtataataggTCTGaatggggtatcatgccacgtgtcaacggcatgatattccagttaggcagcactataaagttgggcattgtgctcactgctagacactgtcgtttatatgactgaaaaattgttgaaaaagacgttaaacccgaacacacacacacaaaacctcAGGGCCTATCGCTTAGACGTTTAGCAAATAGAATTCTGAAGAGGTACTCTACCAAGAAATCATTTTCCTATCAGAGTTGTGTGAGCAATATAGGGCTGATAAATTGGCccttttgtcatatttttgtaaaccacagtttttttttttacagaaatgtctACTTAAGGTAGTGAACCTGTGATGACACTTGGCAAACCAGGTTCCACACAACTGAAAATAATCAaaccattattatgtctcccaccacacagtggtgtgggagacatattgatttactccagtctgtgtgtgtgtgtctgtcacaaagcttgtccgcactctaagtcgaacatttctcatccaattttcagcaaacttgaacaaaatgtgtttgaccataagagctcggccaagttcgataactagccaaatcggtccaggcgtcttggagttatggcccttgaattacaaaaaatcggcctttttactattgtctgcactctaattcaagcatttctcatctgatcttcaccaaacttgaacaaaatgtgtttgaccatgagacctcggccaagttcgataactagccaaatcggtccaggcattttggagttacggcccttgaactatcgaaaaattggcagttt
Proteins encoded in this region:
- the LOC128554819 gene encoding uncharacterized protein LOC128554819; this encodes MTKADKFMKICQNQEKSVVEFGSNAYSNKVDKNNKALTSIVKTIVLLGKQNIAFRGKTEEKSNFRALINYRAEVDSDLHDHLANSPKHAQYLSPSIQNEFIHICGNQISDSIVHRCQDARYFSILADESADVSNTEQFAFCLRYIERQSSGKHVLHEDFLSFVQTTETTGETLHQLLLDEIHKHNLNPNFIVGQGYDGAGNMSGCHR